ATTTTTGTATTTCTTTTTGTTTTTTTATGTTCGCTTCGTCTCTTTGTTCCAGGGTTTCAACCTTCTTATCCAAAAGTTCTTCCCTCTGGAGCAATCTTCTTTCAATCCTCTGTATTTCATTCCTTCTGTCTCGGGTTTCTCTTTCCAGTTCACCTCTAAGCTTATGAACCTCTTCCTTCGCTTCAAGCACCAGTTCTTTTTTCTTGGTTTCTGCTTGCTTCTCGGCCTCTGAAACAATCTTAGCAGCTTGAGTCTCAGCGTTTTTTATCTTTGATTCAGCAATATATCTTCTAACTAAAAACCCAATAAAAAAGGTAATTAGTGCAATTGCTATATAAACTATAAGCTCGATAACAATTTCACCTCCTTGTATAATATTTATTCTCGACTATCGGTAACGGCTTCCACAAAACCTTTTTTCAAATCATCATTTACATAATCATTAAAAATCTTATAAGAACATCTCACTCTCAACTGATACACCACATCAAAATAATTTTATATCTTATACAAAATTTTGTCAAGTTATTGTGACAATTCAAACAATTTAAGAACGATTTGCAAAATTCCGAGAATTTTGCTAGTAAAGTAGTATTTTTCAGTTTTCCTCAAGGTCAAGAGTATCAATTATTTTCTTGCATACATCTACTCCATAGCCTTTTCTATATAGATAGCTCAAAAGCTTTGATGCCCTTTCTCGCTTATCTCCTTTTATACTTGCTGCTTTTTTTTGAGCAGCTTTCATAGCAGATGCGTAATCGTCGATATCAGCTTCTTCAAGCTTTTGCTGGATGACTTCGCTATCCACTCCCTTATTTGCCAGCTTGTAATATAAAGTGCGTTTGCTGGTGCCAGTCACATCCTTCGAGCTCCTTATAAAACTCTCGGTGTAACTTTCGTCATTTATATATCCGACTTCCCTCAAATACTCCAATGCTAAGCTTATTGCTTTTTCATTATGCTGTTTTTCCTTCAAGCGCTTTCTGATCTCGCTTTCTGTCTTTGAAGCGCGCGCCACTATATAGAGTGCTGCTCTAAGCGCACTCTTATTCTGTATTATTTCCAACTTTTGATTGAATTCATCCTCATTTAGCTCCATTCCTTCGCGAAGCTTCAGCTCTTCCTGTATATCCTTATCGATAGAACTATGATATTCACCATCTATGTATATACTGCATCGGTTGCTATTCTTTTTTTGTACTTCAATCTTTGTAATTTTCATAGACTTCACACCCTAACTATAGAAATTAACCTCTATCGCTAGATAGAGGTTATTGTGATTCATAAATTATTATTTATTAAAATTCATCGTCCTCAGCTGCATCTTCTAAAACTGCAGGTATGGCTTTTGATTGTCCCATGTTGAACATTTCTCTGAGCTTAGCTTCTATTTCTTTTGTAAGTTCAGGATTTTCTTTCAGGTATTGCTTTGCATTTTCTCTACCTTGTCCTATTCTTGTATCTCCGTAGGAATACCATGCACCACTCTTCAATACTACGTCGTTGTTTGCTGCAACGTCAAGTACGCTGCCTTCTCTTGAAATGCCTGTACCATACATTATATCAAACTCTGCCTGCTTAAATGGCGGCGCAACCTTATTCTTAACTACCTTGACTCTTGTTCTGCTGCCGACTACATCGTTGCCTACTTTAATATTCTCAATTTTTCTTATATCAAGTCTTACTGAAGCATAAAACTTGAGTGCTCTTCCGCCTGACGTTGTTTCAGGGTTGCCAAACATAACGCCGACTTTTTCTCTAAGCTGGTTTATGAATATTACAGTGGACTTTGATTTACTGATGGCTCCCGCAAGCTTTCTAAGTGCCTGAGACATAAGTCTTGCCTGCAAGCCTACATGAGCATCGCCCATTTCTCCATCTATTTCCGCCTTTGGAACCAATGCTGCAACGGAGTCAACAACAACTACATCAACTGCTCCGCTGCGAACAAGTGTTTCTGCTATTTCAAGAGCTTGTTCCCCTGTATCCGGCTGAGAAACAATTAGGTTCTCAGTATCAACTCCCAGGTTTTTAGCATATACAGGATCCAAGGCATGTTCTGCATCAATAAAGGCTACTTCGCCGCCATTTCTTTGCGCTTCAGCTATTATGTGAAGTGCTACTGTGGTCTTACCTGAGGATTCAGGTCCATATATCTCAACTATTCTTCCTCTTGGAACTCCACCTATACCCAATGCGATGTCAAGTTCAATGGAGCCTGTAGAAACAGCTTCCACATTCATTTTTGTAGAGTCACCAAGTTTCATTATTGATCCTTTACCAAATTGCTTTTCAACCTGGCCTAAAGCGAGTTCTATCGCTTTCTTTTTATCCGTCATTTTATCATTCATTGCAGCGCTCATTAACTGCTACACCTTCCTTTCATACATGTATGCCTTAAACAGCATATCGAACAAATGTTCTTATATTTATATTATATTATACTGCTATATATTAGTCAAGAATATTACATAATTTTACTATTTTTTCTTTAGCAATAGCAGCTCTTTTCTTAGCAAATCAAGCGCCCTGCTGCTGGAGTTCCATTTTATCCTTTTCCTGTTTCCGTTGAACAAGAATTTATGTGCCTTTACAGTATCACCTATTGCAATCCCAACATAACATAGTCCAACTGGCTTTTCTTTGCTGCCTCCGTCTGGTCCTGCTATGCCGGTTATGGAAAGTCCGATATCTGTAGCATTGATTCTTTTTACGCCTGCAGCCATTTCTTCTGCAGTTTGGCTGCTTACGGCACCATAATTCTTTATGGTATCTTCTTTTACTCCCAAAATCTTAATCTTTGCCTCATTGCTATAGCTGACAACGCCACACATAAGACTTGCAGAGGCTCCGGGAACATCCGTCAAGCGGCTGGCTATCAGCCCACCTGTACAGGATTCTGCAAGAGATAGGGTCGCACTGTTTTCTATAAGCAGGTTCATAACTACGTCTTCCAGACTTTCATCGTCATAACCGTAAATGGCTTCACCCAGTATTGCTCTTACTCTTTCCTCCATCTGATCAATCAGTCGGTCGGCCTCCTCTGAAGCATCGGTCTTTGCAGTAATTCGCAGATGTACTTCCCCATCCTTTGCGTAAGGTGCAATTGTAGGATTAGTCTGTGTTTTGAATATTTCTTTAAGCATATCCTCAGCAGCTGATTCACCTATACCGATTATACGAAGCATTCTGGACTTAATGGTGGAATGTACTTTTGTCTTGAGGTATGGCAGTACCTTATCTTCAAACATAGGATACAGCTCTTTTGGCGGGCCTGGGAGCATTATTACTATCTTGCCATTCTTCTCAATCAATACACCCGGAGCAGTTCCGTTGTCGTTTTCCAATATTGCAGCACCTTCTGGGATATTACCCTGTTTGAGGTTGTTCTCAGTCATAGGTCTTTCCATGGCCTTGAACATGCTTTCAATTTTTTTGATACTGGCTTCATCAGGCAGCAGCTTCAATCCTAACGCATCTGCAACACCTTCCTTTGTCAGATCATCAACTGTGGGACCCAAGCCGCCACTGGTAATGACAAGGTCGGCACGCTCAAGGCTTGACTTAATGGTGTCTGATAGCCTTTGCAGGTTGTCTCCCACTGCTACATGATAGAATACGTCTATCCCAAGGTCAGCAAGCTTCTGGGACAGATACTGGGCGTTTGTGTTAACAATATTGCCCAGCAGCAATTCAGTACCTACAGCTACAATTTCGCATTTCATTTTATATGGCCTCCATGTTACATCATTATGTTTGAATATTAAAAAAGGCTTAAACTTATAGATTTAAGCCTTTTCATTTTATCTGCTACTGTTTTATATTTTGCAATACCCGAATGTTCTTGCCAAAATAATCAAGCCCTGATAGTACAGTAATTATAAGTGCTGCATAAACCATTATAATATCCATTGGCAGATTCACAAGGCTGAATGGATAATTGCCCAGTACGAGCACTGCTATTGCAATAATCTGTATTACAGTTTTTATTTTGCCGTAATTACTTGCGGCTATAATAACATTCTGAGCTGCGGCAAGGCTTCTAAGACCTGTGACAGCAAATTCTCTTGCAAGTATAACAAAAACTATCCAGGCTTCTATCCTGCCAAGCTGTATAAGTACAACAAAAGCACCGGTAACCAGCAACTTATCGGCAAGGGGATCCATGAATTTGCCGAAGTCGGTAATCATATTATATTTTCGTGCAATATACCCGTCCAATTTATCTGTCAGTGAAGCTGTAAGAAACACTGCTAATGCGGCTTCCATATGATAAGGAAATTCTACCAGCATCAATACCATGAAAATTGGAACCATAAGTATTCTTATTATTGTAATTTTATTTGCCAGGTTCATCAATTCTCCCCCCCACCAAATCGTATTCATAAGCCTTATTGATTTTCACAAAGCAAAAATCACCAGGTATCAAATCCTTACTGGATTTGAAATATACTTTTCCATCAATTTCAGGCGCATCCATATAGCTGCGTCCGAAGTATTCGCCGGAGGATATGCCTTCTATCAGCACTTTAATAGTCTTTCCAATAAGCTTCCTGTTGTTTTCCTGTGATATGTCCTTTTGAAGAAGCATTATTTTCTGCAGCCTCTCCTGCTTTACTGCTTCGTCAACTTGATCGGGCATACCGTAAGCGGCTGTATCCTCTTCTCTGGAATATGTGAACACTCCAAGTCTGTTGAACTTCACTTCAGATACAAAATCATACAGCTCTTCGAAATCCTTCTCAGTCTCTCCTGGAAAACCCACTATAAGAGATGTTCTTAGGATTATTCCCGGCATACTTGTCCTAAGCTTCCTAATAAGCTCCAGTATTTTTTCCTTGCTGCTTCTGCGGGCCATTTTCTTTAGGATGCCATTGCTTGCATGCTGTATGGGTATGTCCAGGTATTTGCATATTTTTTCTTCCTTAGCGATAGTATCAATGAGTTCATCGCTGAATTCGTCAGGATAAGAGTACATAAGTCTTATCCATTCTATACCTTCAATTGCAGCAAGCTCTATTAGAAGCTCGCTTAACCTGTATTTTCCATAAAGGTCTATGCCATAACGGGTTATATCCTGTGCTATTATATTCAGTTCCTGTATTCCATTCTTTGAAAGCTCTTCTGCTTCTTCAAGAATATCTTCCATTTTTCTGCTTCTGTATCTTCCGCGCAGAGTCGGTATGATGCAGTAGCTGCACCTGTTGTCACAGCCTTCTGCTATCTTCAGATATGCTGACGCACCAAAGGTAGAAATACGTCTTGGAAGCTTATCAATGTCAACCAGCTCTTGGTGCCCATATCTAACTATCTTTTCACCCTGTAGGGTTTTTAGTATTACTTCTGTTATATCCTTGTAATCTCCGGTGCCGATAACTGCATCAAGCTCGGGAAGCTCTTTTATAAGCTCTTCCTTATAGCGTTCTGCCATACAGCCTGATGCTATGAGCACCTTGCATTTCCCATTATTCTTGTATTCGGACATTTCAAGTATGGTATCAATTGACTCTTGTTTTGCACCTTCTATAAAGCCGCAGGTATTTACTATTATTACCTCTGCTATTGAAGCATCGTTTGTGATTTCATAATTATCATTAAGAATGCTCTGAACCATAACCTCTGAATCAACAAGATTCTTTGAGCATCCAAGAGATACAATTGCTGCTTTCAGCTTCAAAAATTTCGCTCCTCCCATTTCCTTCTAGTGCCCTGTGCTGGAATTCGTTTCTAGCAGCATGACACAATATCTATGAAAAGTATATTATATTAATATGCAGGTGTCAAAGCATTATATCATTTCGTCCAGATCTTCCTTGCTTATAAGTACCTTTCTGGGCTTGCTGCCTTCGTAGCCGCCGATTATCCTTCGCTCCTCCATTTGGTCAATAAGCCTTGCAGCTCTGCTGTAGCCTATTTTCAGCCTTCTTTGAAGCATGAGTATTGATGCCTGTCCGCTTTCTACAACTATCTCAATGGCTCCCTTTAATAACACATCAACATCGGCATTCTCATCAAACTCAACACTATGTTCTATTTCTTTAAGTATTTCATTATTAAAGTTCACAGGCACTTGATCCTTAATATAGTTGACCAGCTTTTCAATTTCCTTATCTGATACAAAGGCACCCTGTACTCTTAAAGGCTTTGCTTCTCCAACAGGGTAATAAAGGGCATCCCCTTTTCCCAAAAGCTTTTCAGCGCCGCCCATGTCCAATATAGTTCTCGAGTCTATCTGTGACGATACTGCAAAGGATATTCTTGAAGGAATATTTGCTTTTATAAGTCCGGTTATTACGTCAACAGAAGGCCTCTGTGTCGCCACAACAAGGTGTATTCCTGCAGCACGGGCCATCTGAGCCAGCCTGCAAATAGAATCTTCAACTTCGCCGGGAGCAACCATCATCAAATCCGCCAATTCATCTATTACGACTACTATCTGCGGAAGCTTCTCTATACCTTCTTTATTAATACTATTGTAACCATATATGTCTCTAACATTATTAGCCGCAAACTTCTTATAACGCTCAGTCATTTCCATGACAGCCCAGTTCAAGGCTCCTGCTGCTTTCTTCGGATCTGTCACCACCGGGACCAAAAGGTGAGGAATGCACTTGTATACGCTAAGCTCAACCACCTTTGGATCAATTAGCAGCAGTTTTACTTCATCTGGAGTAGCCTTACAAAGAATGCTTGCTATTAATGTGTTTATGCATACGCTCTTTCCTGAACCTGTAGAACCGGCAATAAGCAGATGCGGCATCTTTGCCAGATCCCCTACAATATTTGCGCCGGCCACATCCTTACCAATCGAAAAGGATATCTTTGACTTTTGATTTTTAAATTCATCTGACTCCAACACTTCTCTCAAAAGCACGCTGGATACGTCTTTATTGGGCACTTCGATTCCTATTGCAGCTTTTCCCGGTATAGGAGCCTCTATCCTAATCCCAGGAGATGCAAGGCTGAGAGAAATGTCATCAGCAAGACTCAATATCTTGCTTACTTTTACACCTGGACTCAACTGAAGCTCATATCTTGTGATTGTAGGACCAACAGAAACCTGTGCTATATTGGCACTGACACCGAAATTCTTGAGTGTATCCTCCAAAATTTTAACATTGGTCATTACTTCTTTTTTCGCATTGCCCGTCTTGTTTTCAACCGGTAAATTCAGAAGATTTGTTGGTGGCAGCTTATAATTTGCGTATTGCTTGTTATTTATCGGAACTATGGTTGGTACAGCATCAGTTTTTGAAGTCTGATTGTCTTTTGTGGGTTTATCCTTCAGTTCTGAAAGCTCTGCGATATCTTTAGCCTTTTCATTTGTCTCATTTTCTTCTTTGGTTTTGAAGCCTTTATCAAAATGCTTGGTGAAATCCAGTATTTTGATTTTCTTGTCTATACTTTTTATTCTCGCTTCATCATCAATTTCTAATAAACTATGTTCTTCCTGCTTCTGCGCAGCTGTTTTCTTCTGAAGTTCCCTTGTAACCGCAGCTTCCATGTCTTTGTTCTTGAGTTTCGCATACAAGTTTAATACCGATTGCTTTATATACTCAAGAATATGTGAGAAGGCTATCTCGGTAAACATAAGTACTGAGATAATGTAGAGCGCTGCAACAAGTACTATGGTTCCAATCATTCCGAACAACTTGATTAAAGCATAACCCAGGAAGCCGCCTACAGCACCTCCTCCTGCCCCTACATTCAAAGAACCCAGGTCATAGGAGTATTTCACTGCATCAAGCCATTTGGAATCAGCACCTTTTAATATGTCGTAGTTTGCGATGAAAAGTGCTATAAGCGTAGCAATCAGAAATATACAGAAAGAATAAAACTTGATGTTAATCTGCATTTCATTTCTTCTGTATACCATAGCCAATCCAAGTATGATAATTAATA
This portion of the Clostridia bacterium genome encodes:
- a CDS encoding RecX family transcriptional regulator; this encodes MKITKIEVQKKNSNRCSIYIDGEYHSSIDKDIQEELKLREGMELNEDEFNQKLEIIQNKSALRAALYIVARASKTESEIRKRLKEKQHNEKAISLALEYLREVGYINDESYTESFIRSSKDVTGTSKRTLYYKLANKGVDSEVIQQKLEEADIDDYASAMKAAQKKAASIKGDKRERASKLLSYLYRKGYGVDVCKKIIDTLDLEEN
- the recA gene encoding recombinase RecA; translated protein: MTDKKKAIELALGQVEKQFGKGSIMKLGDSTKMNVEAVSTGSIELDIALGIGGVPRGRIVEIYGPESSGKTTVALHIIAEAQRNGGEVAFIDAEHALDPVYAKNLGVDTENLIVSQPDTGEQALEIAETLVRSGAVDVVVVDSVAALVPKAEIDGEMGDAHVGLQARLMSQALRKLAGAISKSKSTVIFINQLREKVGVMFGNPETTSGGRALKFYASVRLDIRKIENIKVGNDVVGSRTRVKVVKNKVAPPFKQAEFDIMYGTGISREGSVLDVAANNDVVLKSGAWYSYGDTRIGQGRENAKQYLKENPELTKEIEAKLREMFNMGQSKAIPAVLEDAAEDDEF
- a CDS encoding competence/damage-inducible protein A, whose amino-acid sequence is MKCEIVAVGTELLLGNIVNTNAQYLSQKLADLGIDVFYHVAVGDNLQRLSDTIKSSLERADLVITSGGLGPTVDDLTKEGVADALGLKLLPDEASIKKIESMFKAMERPMTENNLKQGNIPEGAAILENDNGTAPGVLIEKNGKIVIMLPGPPKELYPMFEDKVLPYLKTKVHSTIKSRMLRIIGIGESAAEDMLKEIFKTQTNPTIAPYAKDGEVHLRITAKTDASEEADRLIDQMEERVRAILGEAIYGYDDESLEDVVMNLLIENSATLSLAESCTGGLIASRLTDVPGASASLMCGVVSYSNEAKIKILGVKEDTIKNYGAVSSQTAEEMAAGVKRINATDIGLSITGIAGPDGGSKEKPVGLCYVGIAIGDTVKAHKFLFNGNRKRIKWNSSSRALDLLRKELLLLKKK
- the pgsA gene encoding CDP-diacylglycerol--glycerol-3-phosphate 3-phosphatidyltransferase, yielding MNLANKITIIRILMVPIFMVLMLVEFPYHMEAALAVFLTASLTDKLDGYIARKYNMITDFGKFMDPLADKLLVTGAFVVLIQLGRIEAWIVFVILAREFAVTGLRSLAAAQNVIIAASNYGKIKTVIQIIAIAVLVLGNYPFSLVNLPMDIIMVYAALIITVLSGLDYFGKNIRVLQNIKQ
- the rimO gene encoding 30S ribosomal protein S12 methylthiotransferase RimO codes for the protein MKLKAAIVSLGCSKNLVDSEVMVQSILNDNYEITNDASIAEVIIVNTCGFIEGAKQESIDTILEMSEYKNNGKCKVLIASGCMAERYKEELIKELPELDAVIGTGDYKDITEVILKTLQGEKIVRYGHQELVDIDKLPRRISTFGASAYLKIAEGCDNRCSYCIIPTLRGRYRSRKMEDILEEAEELSKNGIQELNIIAQDITRYGIDLYGKYRLSELLIELAAIEGIEWIRLMYSYPDEFSDELIDTIAKEEKICKYLDIPIQHASNGILKKMARRSSKEKILELIRKLRTSMPGIILRTSLIVGFPGETEKDFEELYDFVSEVKFNRLGVFTYSREEDTAAYGMPDQVDEAVKQERLQKIMLLQKDISQENNRKLIGKTIKVLIEGISSGEYFGRSYMDAPEIDGKVYFKSSKDLIPGDFCFVKINKAYEYDLVGGRIDEPGK
- a CDS encoding DNA translocase FtsK 4TM domain-containing protein, with the translated sequence MSKKNIQNDIKYEIAGVSLILASIYIYISLFSKNSGIVGEQIRILILGVFGLGAYIIPILIIILGLAMVYRRNEMQINIKFYSFCIFLIATLIALFIANYDILKGADSKWLDAVKYSYDLGSLNVGAGGGAVGGFLGYALIKLFGMIGTIVLVAALYIISVLMFTEIAFSHILEYIKQSVLNLYAKLKNKDMEAAVTRELQKKTAAQKQEEHSLLEIDDEARIKSIDKKIKILDFTKHFDKGFKTKEENETNEKAKDIAELSELKDKPTKDNQTSKTDAVPTIVPINNKQYANYKLPPTNLLNLPVENKTGNAKKEVMTNVKILEDTLKNFGVSANIAQVSVGPTITRYELQLSPGVKVSKILSLADDISLSLASPGIRIEAPIPGKAAIGIEVPNKDVSSVLLREVLESDEFKNQKSKISFSIGKDVAGANIVGDLAKMPHLLIAGSTGSGKSVCINTLIASILCKATPDEVKLLLIDPKVVELSVYKCIPHLLVPVVTDPKKAAGALNWAVMEMTERYKKFAANNVRDIYGYNSINKEGIEKLPQIVVVIDELADLMMVAPGEVEDSICRLAQMARAAGIHLVVATQRPSVDVITGLIKANIPSRISFAVSSQIDSRTILDMGGAEKLLGKGDALYYPVGEAKPLRVQGAFVSDKEIEKLVNYIKDQVPVNFNNEILKEIEHSVEFDENADVDVLLKGAIEIVVESGQASILMLQRRLKIGYSRAARLIDQMEERRIIGGYEGSKPRKVLISKEDLDEMI